CTCCGGATATTTTTTCAGGGTCAGCGCCCGGAGATTTGCCTGTAAAAAAGGCTTTCACATGACTGCCGAATATATCGGGGAATATAAGCGTTTCCATTAGTTATATAGTACAGATATATTGATAAGCAGGGTTATTTTGAGTGACTTTCGGGATTTTTCGGTAACGGTTCTTAACGAAATGCAGCGGCCACATCCTCGACTGTCTGAGACCAAAGGTCGAGTTTCGAGGATGTAGTGGAATGAGTTTAGAACTGTCGAAAAATCTCGCAGGAAACGAAAGGCAGCCCTGCTTATCATAAATGGAATAAGCGGAAATACTATGTCTTGCCTGTTGAAGCATAGTTCATAAATCATTTCTTCAGAAGAGAAAACGCCTCTGGAATCGCATCTATAATATCGGATGCAATCAGCGAATGCTCTCCCTTGCTTTTCGCAGCGATGTCTCCGGCAAGCCCATGCATATAAACTCCAAGAATTGACGCCTCAAGCGGGTTTAAACCCTGCCCTAAAAACCCTGAAAGCATTCCCGTCAGAACATCCCCTGTTCCTGCGCTCGCCATACCCGAATTGCCTGTTGGGTTGATGCATACCCTGCCTTCCGGCTCAGCAATAACCGTCGGCACACCTTTAAGAACAAGATACGTTCCGGTTTCTTTTGAAAATTTCATTGCAGTATTTATCCTGTTTCCTTCAATTTCAATAGTTTGTTTTTCTAACCCCTTATCCCTAACCTCTGACCTCTGAATTAGTCTCGCCATCTCTCCTGCATGAGGCGTAAGAATTATCGGTGCCTTCGCTTTTTTGAGAATCTGTTTATTACCCTGAAGTGAATTTATAGCATCAGCATCGATAAGTGCAGGCGCTGTTGAATTCAATAAAAGTTCTCTGACAAGTTTTTTGGTGTCACCGGTAACAGAAATCCCCGGTCCTATTGCAAGAACATCAGCCTTTTCAGAAAGAAATTCCAGAATCTTTTCCAATGCCTTTGACGAAAGCGTCCCGTCTCCTTTGTCAGGCAAAGGCAGGGTCATCTCTTCTGTAACCCTTGATTGGAAAACATCCAGCAGTGATTCCGGAACTCCTACTGTCACAAGCCCTGCGCCCACCCTTAGACATGCCTTTGCGCACATGAATGCAGCGCCTGTCTTGCCTCTTGAGCCTGCAATAACAAACACATGGCCATAATCGCCTTTATACGAATATCTCTGCCTCTCAGGAATTAACAGGGACACATCTCTTTTTTCAAGAAGCTCTGCTTTAAGCTTTTCCGAGTGAATGAGTTCTTCAGGAAAACCGATATCTCCAATAAAAAGTCTTCCGGTATGATCAGCGCCCGGATAAAGCAGATGCCCTCTCTTTGGAAGGCCGAATGTTACAGTATAATCCGCCCTGACAGCCTCACCCATAATCTGACCGGTATCAGACGATATGCCTGATGGGATGTCAACAGAAATTACAGGAGAATCCGAGGCATTGATAAACGATATAATCTCAGCCGTCTTTCCTGAGATATTTTTGCTTAAACCGGTGCCGAAAATTGCATCTACAACCAAAGCGCTGTGAAGGTCTTTTTCTGTGATATAATCCCGAAACTCAATCGGCACACCTGACTTCTTCGCTATCTTGTATTGCGTCAGACAGTCCGGGCTAAGCTTGTTTTCCTTTGAAAGAAGAATGATTTTTACATTCCAGCCCCATTCATGAAGATTTCGCGCAGCAACAATGCCGTCTCCGCCGTTATTGCCTCCCCCCGAAAGGACAATCACCTTTCTCCTTTCATACAATTCCCTTATTTCCTCCGCAACAACAAGCCCTGCCCTCTCCATAAGGACAGTTCCTGAGATGCCATAACCCTTTATGGTCATCCTGTCAATCTCTCTCATCTCTTCTGCTGTAACAACTTTCATCTTCTTTCAATCCTGTAAACCGTTGTCGCCTCTGCCCAGTCTGCAGGCTCAAGCTGGTTAAGTCGTTTGACGAGGTCGCTTATCATGCCAGTTGATTTTGCATCGTAAACCTTGAATGCCCCTTCCTGAAAACCAAGCGGAATCAGTTCCTCTTTTTTATTCGTAACTATTATTTTAATCCTCTCCTCTGCAATTTTTCCTTTAAAGTCAGGAAGGAACATTGCCGTCAATCGTATACGGCTTCCGGGTGTAGGAAAAGTGTAGGCAATAGAGGCTTTAATAAAATTTTCCTGATTTACTGAATTTGGAAGCAGGAGCGTGACAGAGCCATCTGCTGCTACCGAAAAAATATACACGTAAGAATCCCTGTTTGTTTGAAAAAAAATCTTTACTTCATCTCCCTCTCTTAAAACTGCCTTTGAAAGCGAGAGTTTTACAGATATGCCTTCGCCTTTTTCAGGATACACAGGCTCAACAAGCGCTTTGAGTTTAATTCTGTAAAGGTTTCTGTCTTTTTCATCCCATCCCTCTTTTATAATCTCTGTCTTTTTAATCTTTCCTCTTACTGCTGCATAAATCAAATCCTCTGCAAGCTGGCTGTTAGAAACAAGGGTATGAGACCTAAGAAATACTCCTACTGCCTTTTCCACTGCCTTATTTTGAGCATCAATCTTTGCCCGTTCTTTAACTTCTTTCTGGGTTTCTATCTCTCCCATAATTGCCATACCTTCCGATTCAACCCATACAGGTTTTTCAGAGGCAAAAGACAGTGTGCCGATCAACATCATCATGACGACTACAATAAGCAACACCAATTTCGTCATTCCTGCGGAAGCAGGAATCCAGTCTCTTTTCTTAAAGAATATATCTGGATTCCGCATCAAGTGCGGAATGACAGAGAGCAAAATAACCGCAAATAATCTTCTCATTTAATTCCTTAAAAACACCTTCTTTTTCTCAGGCGCTATCAACTGCGGAGTCTGTTCATTGTTATACACCTTTATGGCTGTGCGTCCAACATGAGGTTTTAAATAATCAAACAGTTTTCCTATTTCTATTATGCCGTCTTTGATTCCCTTTAGCAGAAAATAGGTAAACAGTCCGTGCCCTTTCTCCTCATAAGTTGAACTTATCTGATCTCCTGATGAGGCGGACAGGACTATCATATTTTTTGAAAGCTTTATATCATGTTCAAGGTTCATTACCAATGGCCTTGCTCCTTTTGCAATAACAGATTTCCCCCCTGCTCCTGAAAAGCACGAATCCAGTGCAACGATTATCTCCTTTGCCTGAAGTTTGTTGAGTGATTCATAGAGTTTCTTCAAAGGATAACCTGTCTGTTCAATAAATGACGGGTCTCCGTCATAAGGCACAAGATAGGCATCTCCTGTTTTTGGGTTAGGCGCGCCGTGTCCTGAATAGTAGATAAAGACTGTGCCGTCTTTCTCTGCA
Above is a window of Nitrospirota bacterium DNA encoding:
- a CDS encoding NAD(P)H-hydrate dehydratase, whose product is MKVVTAEEMREIDRMTIKGYGISGTVLMERAGLVVAEEIRELYERRKVIVLSGGGNNGGDGIVAARNLHEWGWNVKIILLSKENKLSPDCLTQYKIAKKSGVPIEFRDYITEKDLHSALVVDAIFGTGLSKNISGKTAEIISFINASDSPVISVDIPSGISSDTGQIMGEAVRADYTVTFGLPKRGHLLYPGADHTGRLFIGDIGFPEELIHSEKLKAELLEKRDVSLLIPERQRYSYKGDYGHVFVIAGSRGKTGAAFMCAKACLRVGAGLVTVGVPESLLDVFQSRVTEEMTLPLPDKGDGTLSSKALEKILEFLSEKADVLAIGPGISVTGDTKKLVRELLLNSTAPALIDADAINSLQGNKQILKKAKAPIILTPHAGEMARLIQRSEVRDKGLEKQTIEIEGNRINTAMKFSKETGTYLVLKGVPTVIAEPEGRVCINPTGNSGMASAGTGDVLTGMLSGFLGQGLNPLEASILGVYMHGLAGDIAAKSKGEHSLIASDIIDAIPEAFSLLKK
- a CDS encoding DUF4384 domain-containing protein — its product is MTKLVLLIVVVMMMLIGTLSFASEKPVWVESEGMAIMGEIETQKEVKERAKIDAQNKAVEKAVGVFLRSHTLVSNSQLAEDLIYAAVRGKIKKTEIIKEGWDEKDRNLYRIKLKALVEPVYPEKGEGISVKLSLSKAVLREGDEVKIFFQTNRDSYVYIFSVAADGSVTLLLPNSVNQENFIKASIAYTFPTPGSRIRLTAMFLPDFKGKIAEERIKIIVTNKKEELIPLGFQEGAFKVYDAKSTGMISDLVKRLNQLEPADWAEATTVYRIERR